A portion of the uncultured Draconibacterium sp. genome contains these proteins:
- a CDS encoding glycosyltransferase family 2 protein, protein MKLSVVIPLFNESAVLSLLINDVHHNLMTLGEAFEIVCVDDGSTDDTLQQLLKMKAEKPELKVVSLSRNFGLQAAIAAGLEYTIGEFVVVMDGDMQDPPELIKELYQKVRETKGDVVSAVRSERGEKLSKRFYINIFHKIFRNISDEQQLEQAGNFCIMSRKAVSAILKFTEHNRYFPGIRNFIGFQHDTIIYDRPERADGTAKMSSKKLFSLAADAIYSFSKWPIKLCLYLGLLGVVVFLVAIVYTLISKFTGLAPTGWSSTFLAISFFGSVQLTFLGLIGEYVYRIYKEVQKRPVYLVKEVYE, encoded by the coding sequence ATGAAACTTTCTGTTGTCATACCATTATTTAACGAAAGCGCCGTTTTATCGTTGCTAATAAACGATGTGCATCATAACCTGATGACTTTGGGCGAGGCTTTCGAAATAGTGTGTGTCGACGACGGAAGTACTGATGATACACTTCAGCAACTTCTTAAAATGAAAGCTGAGAAGCCGGAGCTAAAAGTAGTATCGTTATCACGAAATTTTGGACTGCAGGCTGCAATTGCCGCCGGTTTGGAATATACAATTGGAGAGTTTGTGGTGGTAATGGATGGCGATATGCAGGATCCGCCGGAGTTGATAAAAGAGCTTTACCAAAAGGTACGGGAAACGAAAGGAGACGTAGTGTCTGCAGTTCGTTCGGAACGTGGCGAAAAGCTAAGTAAGCGCTTTTATATCAATATTTTTCATAAAATTTTCAGGAATATTTCGGATGAGCAACAGCTGGAGCAGGCCGGTAATTTTTGCATTATGAGCCGCAAAGCTGTTTCAGCCATTTTGAAATTTACTGAGCACAATCGTTATTTCCCTGGCATCCGCAATTTTATCGGATTTCAGCATGATACGATTATTTACGATCGGCCGGAACGTGCTGATGGAACTGCCAAAATGAGTAGCAAGAAATTGTTTTCGCTGGCTGCCGATGCTATTTATTCGTTCTCGAAATGGCCCATAAAATTGTGTTTGTATTTGGGATTGCTGGGCGTGGTAGTTTTTTTGGTGGCCATTGTTTACACGCTGATCTCCAAATTTACAGGATTGGCCCCAACTGGTTGGTCGTCGACATTCTTGGCCATCAGTTTTTTTGGGTCGGTGCAGCTTACTTTTTTGGGGCTCATTGGCGAATACGTTTACCGCATTTACAAAGAGGTACAAAAGCGCCCGGTTTATTTGGTAAAGGAGGTTTATGAATAA
- a CDS encoding Gfo/Idh/MocA family oxidoreductase: protein MSKDQLSRRNFLEKSALIGAAGVIGLNALSSCKNTTKEVDYEFPPLLDQAPDGKELKVGLVGCGNRGTGAALNFLAAGHGLQLVALADVFEDKVWDCRDKLLKQRVEVPEKNCFWGFDAYKSLLDVDLDVVILATPPHFRPMQFDAAIQAKKHVFLEKPVCVDPVGARQIMATAKKAESLGLSVITGTQRRHSRDYNETYRQVASGAIGELVSAKAYWLQSHVWFRTREEGWSDMEYMLRNWNSFCWLGGDHILDTHVHNIDIVNWFMGKTPESAIGFGGRHRRLTGDQYDFFSIDFDFGNGISSHSFSRQIDGCANQLGEVIMGTEGYTNCKNTVFNHDGSVKWTYEYPKNKDGRSTGVVAVSPYVQEHIHLVTSIRTNKPVVEAHRTAESTLTAVMGRTAAYTGQKVTWEEMMTSNEKLGPDKYEMGPVDMEFPVPKQGTQHKA from the coding sequence ATGAGTAAAGATCAACTATCACGCAGGAATTTTCTGGAGAAATCAGCATTAATTGGTGCTGCCGGAGTAATTGGTTTAAATGCACTGAGTTCTTGTAAAAACACGACAAAAGAAGTTGATTACGAATTTCCGCCGTTGCTTGATCAGGCGCCGGATGGGAAAGAATTAAAAGTAGGATTGGTAGGTTGCGGAAACCGGGGAACCGGAGCAGCACTGAACTTTTTAGCTGCTGGTCATGGTTTGCAATTGGTTGCACTTGCCGATGTGTTTGAAGATAAGGTTTGGGATTGCCGCGATAAATTGTTAAAACAACGTGTTGAAGTACCTGAGAAAAATTGTTTCTGGGGTTTTGATGCTTATAAAAGTTTGCTGGATGTGGATTTGGATGTTGTTATTTTGGCTACACCGCCACATTTCCGTCCTATGCAATTTGATGCTGCCATACAGGCAAAAAAGCATGTATTTCTTGAAAAACCTGTTTGCGTTGACCCGGTTGGAGCTCGCCAGATTATGGCCACTGCAAAAAAAGCGGAGAGCCTGGGACTATCGGTAATTACCGGAACACAACGTCGCCATAGCCGCGATTATAATGAAACTTATCGCCAGGTGGCTTCGGGTGCAATTGGCGAATTGGTTTCAGCAAAAGCATACTGGTTGCAATCGCATGTTTGGTTCCGTACCCGCGAGGAAGGTTGGAGTGATATGGAATACATGTTGCGCAACTGGAACAGTTTCTGCTGGTTGGGTGGCGATCATATTTTGGATACACACGTTCACAATATTGATATTGTAAACTGGTTTATGGGAAAAACACCTGAATCGGCCATTGGTTTTGGCGGACGTCACCGGAGATTAACCGGCGATCAGTACGATTTCTTCAGCATCGATTTCGATTTTGGAAATGGTATTTCGTCGCATAGTTTCTCACGCCAGATTGATGGTTGTGCCAACCAGCTTGGCGAGGTGATTATGGGAACTGAAGGTTATACCAACTGTAAAAATACAGTTTTCAATCACGATGGATCTGTAAAATGGACTTACGAATATCCGAAAAATAAAGATGGTCGTTCAACTGGTGTTGTTGCTGTTTCGCCATACGTGCAGGAACACATTCACCTGGTAACTTCTATCCGTACAAACAAACCGGTTGTTGAGGCGCACCGTACTGCAGAGTCTACACTGACCGCAGTAATGGGAAGAACTGCAGCCTACACCGGACAAAAAGTAACCTGGGAAGAAATGATGACATCGAACGAAAAACTTGGTCCGGATAAATACGAAATGGGCCCGGTTGATATGGAATTTCCGGTACCAAAACAAGGAACTCAACATAAAGCATAA
- a CDS encoding SUMF1/EgtB/PvdO family nonheme iron enzyme yields MTDKTIKRKHYMLFIAGGLSVILFLLLFNKTVDYTSTNEFCNSCHVHEHAETSWKLSVHHNTSSGVSTKCVDCHLPPEDQTVRFLTRKAYHGFHDLYAYLTMDPEEIDWAAKRSVEASKRFVYEDGCLKCHTNMFPATLNEQGSLQHIKYIRDPENNSCMQCHHDVGHYRGETNLLVGLDETVDPTEIYTEPAKVQAFETFEEQIPGTAVSFKMIAIPGGQFKMGSPVDEPYRERDEGPVRDVEVGNFWMAEIEVSWNEYLAFFTATGSQGRKEAVEVDEETDGVSGATPPWGAPDQGWGKGTRPAITMSHHAAQTYCRWLTQETGRKYRLPTEAEWEYAARGGTQMPYFFEGSPKDFEADGFLKKLFGSNKEVINQYVISQLNSPNKTQQPDAVEANPYGLKNMLGNVAEFCLDYYDPQVYGKYPKGVVKNPRGPRNGMEHVVRGGSFRNSPKDLRVAARDFTKTEAWLVTDPQIPKSIWWYSDTKSVGFRVVCEYNEEMFTTEKN; encoded by the coding sequence ATGACTGATAAGACGATTAAACGCAAGCATTATATGCTGTTTATTGCGGGAGGACTGAGTGTAATACTCTTTTTGCTGTTATTTAATAAAACCGTTGATTATACTTCAACAAACGAATTTTGTAATTCGTGTCACGTACACGAACATGCGGAAACTAGTTGGAAATTATCAGTTCATCACAATACCTCAAGTGGCGTTTCTACAAAATGTGTTGATTGCCATTTGCCTCCGGAAGATCAAACTGTTCGTTTTCTGACCCGAAAAGCCTATCATGGATTTCATGATTTATACGCTTACCTCACCATGGATCCTGAAGAAATTGATTGGGCAGCCAAGAGATCTGTTGAAGCCTCAAAACGTTTTGTTTACGAAGACGGATGTTTGAAGTGTCACACAAATATGTTCCCTGCCACCCTGAATGAACAAGGGAGTCTGCAACATATAAAATATATCCGCGATCCGGAAAATAATTCATGTATGCAATGTCATCATGACGTTGGCCATTATCGTGGCGAAACTAACTTACTAGTTGGATTGGATGAAACAGTTGATCCAACGGAGATTTATACCGAACCTGCCAAAGTACAAGCTTTTGAAACTTTTGAAGAACAAATTCCGGGAACGGCAGTATCGTTTAAAATGATTGCTATTCCGGGGGGGCAGTTTAAAATGGGTAGTCCGGTAGATGAGCCTTATCGCGAACGGGATGAAGGCCCGGTGCGAGATGTGGAAGTAGGAAATTTCTGGATGGCGGAAATTGAAGTTTCGTGGAATGAATACCTTGCCTTTTTTACTGCCACGGGTTCTCAGGGAAGAAAAGAAGCTGTTGAGGTTGATGAAGAAACCGATGGCGTTTCGGGTGCAACACCGCCATGGGGGGCACCTGATCAGGGCTGGGGAAAAGGAACACGCCCCGCTATTACCATGAGTCATCATGCGGCACAAACTTATTGTCGTTGGTTGACGCAGGAAACAGGAAGAAAATACCGTTTGCCAACCGAGGCCGAATGGGAATATGCAGCACGCGGAGGAACACAAATGCCTTACTTCTTCGAAGGTTCGCCAAAAGATTTTGAAGCCGACGGTTTCTTGAAAAAGTTATTTGGCAGTAACAAAGAAGTGATCAATCAATATGTGATATCACAACTGAACAGTCCGAATAAAACGCAACAGCCCGATGCGGTTGAGGCCAATCCTTACGGTTTGAAAAATATGTTGGGTAATGTGGCTGAATTTTGCCTCGATTATTACGACCCGCAAGTGTACGGTAAATATCCGAAAGGAGTGGTGAAGAACCCAAGGGGACCGCGCAACGGAATGGAACACGTGGTTCGTGGAGGTTCGTTCCGGAACTCGCCAAAAGATTTACGTGTAGCCGCACGCGATTTTACAAAAACCGAAGCGTGGTTGGTTACCGATCCGCAAATTCCAAAAAGTATCTGGTGGTATTCTGATACGAAAAGTGTTGGTTTTAGGGTGGTTTGCGAGTATAATGAAGAAATGTTTACAACAGAAAAAAATTAA